CCTGCGCGCTTCCGGCGACGTGCTGCACGCGGCGGACAGTCAAGACGCTGGACTGCTGTGCGGCGTGCCGTCACAGGTCAAAACCGCCATCAACCACTTCCCCAGCGATAAGGCCGAGGCCGAAGGACTGGCCCGCACCATCGAACAGCTACTCGGCGGGGTGAGCTTTTTTTCCATCGACTCCGCCGTCACCAGCGGCGAGGCAGGTGACATCGGCGGCTTGGGCGAAATTGCCATCCTGTGTCGTCTCGGCCGCCAGATGGAGGCGATCGCAAAAGCCCTGCGCGATCACCACATTCCCTACCGCATCGTCGGCGAAATGCCGTTTTTCCACCAGGAGCCGGTCAAGTCGCTCCTGCTGCAATGCCGTGCCGCATACAATCCGGGCAATCCGTTTTTGCATCAACAGATGCTGGATCAGTTCGCCATCAGAGCCGAGCAATTGCAGCACTGGGCACAACTGCCCACCTCAAGTCAACTGATCGCAGCCGTGGCCGACCACAACGACGCCGAGCTGATCGACCACCCGGCCCTGCGTCGCCTGCTTAACCTGTGCGACGCTTTCCCCGCGCCGCAGGCGTTCCTCGACTATCTGGCCTTGGGCTCGGTGGCCGATGATTACAATGAGAGAAGTGAAGCGGTGTCGCTGATGACCCTGCACGCCTCCAAAGGACTGGAGTTTGATGCCGTGTTCATCCCCGGCTGTGAACAGGGCCTGATGCCCTATGGTTTGTTTGAAACTCAGACAAGTGATGTCGATGAGGAGCAGCGCCTGCTCTACGTCGGCATGACCCGCGCTAAGAAGCGGCTGTTTATGTCTCACGCCGACCGTCGTTTCCTGCTCGGTAAGGAGTATCAGTTAGCGCGCAGCCCGTTCCTCGACCGCATTGAGCAAGAACTGCTGGAGCAGGTGCGCCATGAGGCGAAAAAACTCCCAATTCGGCAGGCCGAACAATTGTCACTGTTGTGAAACAGTACAAAAAAGGCTTTCACCACGGAGTCACTGAGACACGGAGAAGGTCAAATTCTTTTTTGCCACAGACACACCAGACAAAATCAGGACAAGTCAAAGGTCCTTAAGTTTTTTATCTCAAATTCGCTTCACGATAACTTCACGATCAGATCGGATAAGGGCCTCGATTGAGATCAAAAATCTTTTTGTTTTTGTCCTGCCCCTGTCTGATTTGTCCGTGGCCAACAGGCTTCTCTCCGTGTCTCAGTGCCTCCGTGGTTCAATGGTTTTAAGGTCTCATCCGATCTTATCGAGGCCTCTATCGTGAGGCTAAAAACAAGAATTCGCTTCACGATGACTTCACGATCAATTCGGATAAGATCCACGATAAAGATCAAAAGTCCTTTTGCCCTTTTGTCCTGCCCCTGTCTGGTTTGTCTGTGGCCAATAGGCTTCTCTCCGTGCCCCAGTGTCTCCGTGGTTCAATGGTTTTAAGATTTCATCCGATCTTATCGAGGCCTTTATCGCGAGGCTAAAAACAATTCGCTTCACGATGACTTCACGATAAGATCGGATAAGATCCACGATAAAAGATCAAAACCTTCTCGCTGTTTTGTCACCCTCCCCGTTTTGATCTGCCTGTGACCATTAGGTTTTCTCCGTGTCTCAGCGTCTCCGTGGTTCACAGGTTTAAACCTGAAGCCATCTTTTCCCTTATCTTTTCCTGCCAATACGTCGAAGAGAAAAAGACGGTAAAACAAACCGTTAGGGAATCATTCATGAATATTTTCGCAACACAGCTCAACAACACAGCGTTATCTGAACAACAACGTCCCTCCTTTGCCCAATCGTCGGCGTTCTCCTCTATTCTGGAACAGGCGCAGGGCGAAACCACCAATCAGGCGACATCCGCCTGCGCAACACAGCCGTTACGTCAAACCCCACTCCAAGCCACCACGGCAAATACTCTGGTGCCGGTCTTGGCGGATGACGCCGGCGATTGGGACAAGTACCGCGACGAACAACTGCTGAGTAATCCCGGCGGCGAGGATTATTTCGTTGACGGCACGACGCAAGGCGAGGAGTCCGGCTTGATTGAAAACATTGCCAAAGACCTGTCTGATGTGGTCGATAACATCGGCAATTTTTTCCATAACCTGCTGTTTGGCGCTGAAACACATTACCGCGATGAGCAAGGGGAGGTGCAGACCAGCCAAAACCGTGGGTTGGTCGGATCGTTGGTTGATCTGGTCTGTGATGTCGGCAGTGCCCTGAGTTTTGGCGCCTGGCGGCCTGATGGCGAGGACGCCCCCGAAGGATTGCAGGAACGGGTCAGCTTTGCTTTTGACAAACTCAAAGAGGCCGTTGCCGATGATGTGGTGGCCGGAGTGGCCGGCAGCGTCAACCACATGGGCGAAGACCTGTTGTTGGCCGGGTGGAATCTGGTGGAAATCATCCCCGACGCGACCGTCAGCAATGTGGACATGGCGGAAAAGGTGGTGTCCAACGTTTTTGACAATGGTCAGGTGGTCATCGACTATCTCACCGATGTCCTGCCCGGCGGCGAGGCCTGGCTGCGGGTGCACGCCACCGATCTCGACGACAGTCAGCTACCGGTTTTCTATAACCTGTCCACCCCGGAAAACTTTACCGGCGACACCCGCTGGGAGCAGGTCAGCAATACGCCGTTGCGCAAAGCACTGGAAACCGTCGGTTCGCTGCTGGCGGATGGCGCGATGCTGATGTTGCTGGGTCAGTTGCCGACAAGTTCACAAGATCACCGCTGATTCCGAATCGTTCTCACGGCGAAAGTGTTATTTTCGCTCTATCCCCAGTTTTTTCAGCTTACTCCTCAACGTGCTCGGGTTTATGCCGAGCAGCTGCGCCGCACCGCCCTCGCCATTGATGCGACCACCGGTGTGCTCAAGCACTTGACGCAAATACGTGGTCAAATAGTCATCCAGAGGTCTGGGAGAAAACGACTTTTCGGCATCAACCGGGACGACAGAGCTGGATTCGTCCTGCCCCACCAATCGATCAAACGTTAGCGCTCCCCCTTTGTAGCGCACCAGCTCCCGTTCAATGACATTCTGCAGCTCCCGCACATTGCCGGGCCAGGCATAATGGGTGAGGCGTTCCAAGGCTCCGGCGGCAAGTGGCGGCACCGGATGCAGGCCCATTTCACGACTTTTCGACGTGAGCAGCGAGTGGACCAGCGCCGGAATATCGCCGATGCGCTGGCGCAACGGCGGGATAAAAATCGGGAACACGTTGAGGCGAAACCACAGATCTTCACGAAACTGCTGGGCGGCCACCATCTCTTCGAGGTTGCGGTGGGTGGCGGCAATCACCCGGATATCCACCGGGATGGCCGCGGAACCCCCGACCCGTTCCAGCTCGTGATATTGCAGAATCCGCAACAGTTTGACCTGGGCGGCCAACGGCAGCTCGCCGATCTCGTCGAGAAAGATGGTACCGCCGCTGGAGCGCTCGAAACGACCGCGCCGGGTGGCCACCGCACCGGTAAATGCGCCTTTTTCGTGGCCGAACAATTCACTGTCGATGAGGGATTCGGGAATCGCCCCGCAATTGACCTTGATAAACGGCCCCTCCCGGCGCGTCGAGCTGTAATGGATGGCGTTGGCGATCACTTCTTTGCCGACACCTGTTTCGCCGAGAAGCAGCACGGTGTTGTTGCGCGGTGCCACCTGACCGACCATCTCCATGACATTGCGCAGCCCGCCTTTGTTGCCGATGATCTCGGTAGCCGCGGGCGGAATCAGCTCATTTTGCAGAAAACGGTTGTCGTCGAGCAACCGGTCGCGGTAGGTCAGCAACTCCTGATGGGCCAGAGCATTGGACAGGGCAATGGCAAACGGCTCAGTCAGGCTTTTCATCAGTTCAATGTGCTGGTGATTGTAGGCCCCGTCACCTGCGGCACGCAGGATGAGTCCGCCGATGCGTCTGCCGTCAAGAGAGAGGGGCACCGGCATGGTGGTAAACCCTTTGTTGTGGGTCAGTTCGGCCATTTTGTTGATCATGGGATTGTCGGAGTTGGCATCGTTAATCACCGGCTCACGCAGCGCCCGGCTCCATTCCCAAGCATCTTTGGGCAGGGGGATGATGTCGGCGATTTTACACTCCTCGGGTTCCCAGGCGATAAAACGCAGCGCACTGAGGGTTTCATCGTGCACATTGAGATAAATGCTGTGCAGCGGCATGATTTGACGCAGATAGTCGTAGGTGCGCTTCAGAGCCAGGCGGATATCGAGACTGCTGCACACCCGCAGCGTCATCTCGCGAAAAAATTGTTCGTGGTTGATCTCCATGGTTCCCCTTTCTCTTGACGGTTGTTAGGGGGCGTTCTCAATCAGCTTTCATGGTACTATTTTGGGCCTTTCCCGCGTCCGCAGCGTTACACGTCGTTGCCATAGAATAACTATGACGCCTCCATGTGCCTTGCTGACACAAAAAAACCTTCAAAATAGTGCTCATTCTTCTCATTGAGAACGCTCCCTAGTCACGAAATATCGAGACCATATCCAAGATATCGATATTTCACAACCCCGCTATCGAAATATCATTACCGATTCTACGGACGAAACCCTGAATGCCCCCCCTGAGCGGCACCGCGCCATTGGCACGAAATGTGATAATGATAACCGTTCTACTTAATGAACGGGTGCGCGTCACATCGCCTGCACCCGGTAGCTTTCCATCGTCAGGGAACCCCATGAAAAACAACCTCATCACCTTGATCACCGCTCTGGTGCTGACCGGCGGCTTGTCCGGCTGTGCCGGATTTCACGGCATCGACAGTACGGCCACGATGCGCAACGCGCCGCAAAGCCTCTCCACCGGCCAACTCGCCAGCGGCCCCTGGTCGGACCGGGACTGGTGGCATCTCTTTAACGACCCGCAGCTCAATGCGCTGATGACCGAGGCTTTGGACAACAGCCCGACACTGAAAGAGGCGCAGGCGCGGATACGCCGGGCGCTGGCTCTGGCCGGGCAGGTGCGCTCCGGCTACGGCCCGCAGGTGGCGCTACAGGGGGAAACCATTTACCAGCGTTTTACTGAAAACGGCTCGGTGGGAGAAAAATACGCCGGCGACACCGACAGCGCCAACCGGCTGGGTTTCAACCTCGCCTACGACCTGGACCTGTGGGGACGCAAAAAAGCCGCCTATCGCGCCGCGCTGGGTACGGCCAAAGCCGCCGAGGTCGAGGCCCAAGCCGTCAAGCTCACCCTCACCTGCGCCATTGCCGAGACCTATAGCCAACTGCGGCGCGTCACGACCCAAAAAGAACTGTACACGCAACGCCTGGAACAGGATGAACAGATCCGGGAGCTTCGGCGTCTGCGCGCGGATGC
This region of uncultured Desulfuromonas sp. genomic DNA includes:
- a CDS encoding sigma 54-interacting transcriptional regulator — translated: MEINHEQFFREMTLRVCSSLDIRLALKRTYDYLRQIMPLHSIYLNVHDETLSALRFIAWEPEECKIADIIPLPKDAWEWSRALREPVINDANSDNPMINKMAELTHNKGFTTMPVPLSLDGRRIGGLILRAAGDGAYNHQHIELMKSLTEPFAIALSNALAHQELLTYRDRLLDDNRFLQNELIPPAATEIIGNKGGLRNVMEMVGQVAPRNNTVLLLGETGVGKEVIANAIHYSSTRREGPFIKVNCGAIPESLIDSELFGHEKGAFTGAVATRRGRFERSSGGTIFLDEIGELPLAAQVKLLRILQYHELERVGGSAAIPVDIRVIAATHRNLEEMVAAQQFREDLWFRLNVFPIFIPPLRQRIGDIPALVHSLLTSKSREMGLHPVPPLAAGALERLTHYAWPGNVRELQNVIERELVRYKGGALTFDRLVGQDESSSVVPVDAEKSFSPRPLDDYLTTYLRQVLEHTGGRINGEGGAAQLLGINPSTLRSKLKKLGIERK